The Oncorhynchus keta strain PuntledgeMale-10-30-2019 chromosome 17, Oket_V2, whole genome shotgun sequence genome has a window encoding:
- the LOC118396426 gene encoding proteasome subunit alpha type-1-like isoform X2 — MEAVKQGSATVGLKSRTHAVLVALKRAQSELAAHQKKILHVDEHIGISIAGLTADARLLCNFMRQECLDSRFVFDRPLPASRLVTLIGSKTQIPTQRYGRRPYGVGLLIAGYDDMGPHIFQTCPSANYFDCKAMSIGARSQSARTYLERHMDTFLDCNLNELVRHGLLGLRETLPAEQDLTTKNVSIGIVGKDMEFTIYDDDDVGPFLEGLEERPQRKVIGAADEPAADKPDEPMDI; from the exons AtggaggcagtgaaacaaggttCGGCTACAGTGGGGCTCAAGTCCAGAACCCATGCAGTCCTGGTTGCTCTCAAG CGAGCCCAGTCAGAGCTGGCTGCTCACCAGAAGAAGATCCTCCACGTTGATGAACACATTGGCATCTCCATTGCCGGGCTGACTGCAGATGCCAGGCTACTCTG TAATTTCATGAGGCAGGAATGCCTGGACTCCAGGTTTGTGTTTGACAGGCCTCTCCCAGCATCGCGCCTCGTCACTCTCATCGGAAGCA AAACTCAAATTCCCACACAGAGGTATGGAAGAAGACCCTATGGTGTGGGACTGCTTATCGCTGGCTACGAT GACATGGGGCCTCATATCTTCCAGACCTGCCCCTCTGCAAACTACTTTGACTGCAAAGCCATGTCCATTGGAGCTCGCTCCCAGTCTGCCCGCACATACCTAGAGAGACACATGGACACCTTCCTGGACT GTAATCTGAATGAGCTGGTCAGGCATGGTCTGCTTGGGCTCAGAGAAACACTCCCAGCTGAACAGGACCTCACCACTAAG AATGTCTCAATCGGCATTGTGGGGAAAGACATGGAGTTCACCATCTACGACGATGATGACGTGGGTCCTTTCCTTGAGGGCCTGGAGGAGAGGCCACAGAGAAAG GTTATCGGGGCTGCAGATGAGCCTGCGGCAGACAAACCGGATGAGCCAATGGATATCTGA
- the LOC118396426 gene encoding proteasome subunit alpha type-1-like isoform X1, with amino-acid sequence MFRNQYDNDVTVWSPQGRIHQIEYAMEAVKQGSATVGLKSRTHAVLVALKRAQSELAAHQKKILHVDEHIGISIAGLTADARLLCNFMRQECLDSRFVFDRPLPASRLVTLIGSKTQIPTQRYGRRPYGVGLLIAGYDDMGPHIFQTCPSANYFDCKAMSIGARSQSARTYLERHMDTFLDCNLNELVRHGLLGLRETLPAEQDLTTKNVSIGIVGKDMEFTIYDDDDVGPFLEGLEERPQRKVIGAADEPAADKPDEPMDI; translated from the exons ATG tTCCGTAACCAGTACGACAATGATGTCACAGTATGGAGTCCTCAG GGGCGCATTCACCAGATCGAATACGCCAtggaggcagtgaaacaaggttCGGCTACAGTGGGGCTCAAGTCCAGAACCCATGCAGTCCTGGTTGCTCTCAAG CGAGCCCAGTCAGAGCTGGCTGCTCACCAGAAGAAGATCCTCCACGTTGATGAACACATTGGCATCTCCATTGCCGGGCTGACTGCAGATGCCAGGCTACTCTG TAATTTCATGAGGCAGGAATGCCTGGACTCCAGGTTTGTGTTTGACAGGCCTCTCCCAGCATCGCGCCTCGTCACTCTCATCGGAAGCA AAACTCAAATTCCCACACAGAGGTATGGAAGAAGACCCTATGGTGTGGGACTGCTTATCGCTGGCTACGAT GACATGGGGCCTCATATCTTCCAGACCTGCCCCTCTGCAAACTACTTTGACTGCAAAGCCATGTCCATTGGAGCTCGCTCCCAGTCTGCCCGCACATACCTAGAGAGACACATGGACACCTTCCTGGACT GTAATCTGAATGAGCTGGTCAGGCATGGTCTGCTTGGGCTCAGAGAAACACTCCCAGCTGAACAGGACCTCACCACTAAG AATGTCTCAATCGGCATTGTGGGGAAAGACATGGAGTTCACCATCTACGACGATGATGACGTGGGTCCTTTCCTTGAGGGCCTGGAGGAGAGGCCACAGAGAAAG GTTATCGGGGCTGCAGATGAGCCTGCGGCAGACAAACCGGATGAGCCAATGGATATCTGA